The genomic interval GGGGAGGCCAGACCATGGCCGAAGCTGGCGGGGCGGCTGGGGGTCCGGGTGGGGATCCTGACCCTGGGCGGCCGCACGTGGCGGCCGGTGGGCGCCGAGGTGAGCTTTGACGACCAGCGGATGGAGGTGGCGCTCCAGGACGCGGCCCTTTGCGGGATTCAAACCGGCGGATATGTCACCCTGACCCCCCGCGACGTGCGCCTGGATTTGAAGACGGCGGCGCAAGACGGTGCCCTGCGCGAGGCCCTGGATTGCCTTTGGGGCCGCCAGGATCTGATGGACGGCCGCTTCGATTTGCAGGCCAGCATCTTCGGCGCCGGCCCGGCCGTCGATCTGCGCAGGCAATTGCGGGGGCCGCTTCGCCTGCAGGCCCGCGCCGGAAGAATCTACCGCTTCAACCTGCTCACCAAGATTTTTTCCCTGCTGAACATCACCGAGATCTACCGCGGCGAGCTTCCCGATCTGGTCGGTCAGGGGTTTGCCTACAGCGCAATCGATCTTGCCGCCCGGTTCGAGGAGGGTCGGCTGGTGATCGAAGAGGCGGTCCTGGATGCCCCCAGCATGAAAATCGTCTGTGGGGGAAGCGTGGATCTGATCGCCCAGCAGATGGATCTCACCTTTCTGGTGGCGCCGCTAAAGACCGTCGACCGCCTTCTGGGGTGGGTGCCCATGGTCAGCCATGTTCTGGGGGGGACCCTGGTCTCCTTTCCCGTCCGGGCGACAGGCGACCTGCGCGACCCCACCATCGTGCCGCTTTCCCCTTCGGCGGTGGGCGCCGGGCTGCTGGGTATTCTCAAAAACATCCTCACGCTGCCGGTAACCCTGATCGATCTCTTGACCCCCGGGGACGAGGTCGAGGAGTGAGCCCGGCCCCAAGCCGGCAGCTTCAGGGCTGAGAAAGCGGTAAAAAGTCCAAAATTTTGGATGGTGGTGTAGAAAGTCCAAGTTACGGCGCGCAAATCTCAGCGGCGTGAGGCGTACTTAACGTACGCCGCAGCGACTTCGAGATGCAGCGCAACGCAGAAATTGGACTTTGTACGCCGCCATCAGGGTTGGGCGGCGGCGTCCAGCGGCAGCGTGATCACCCGCGTGGCGCCGGTTTCCACCTGCACCAGTTCCAGCCAGAGTTTGCGGGCCGAGGGTGCTTCGCCGGGGAAAAAGAGAAACCCGTGGGCCAGGCTGTTGGGGCCGATCTGTCTGTTTTCAAGGCTTTTTTCGCGGAGGTCCTGGCTGATCCGGCGGCGCGCGTCATCGGAGCTGTAGCCTTTGATGCCGCCCAGGGTGCCTCCGGCGGCCGCGCCCACGGCGGCACCCTTGCCGGCACTTTCCAGCACGTTCTGACCGGTGACGATGCCCACCGCCGAGCCGATCAGGGCGCCGGCCGCGGCCCCGAAAAATCCGGCCTTGGCCCCTTCGGAGAAAACCTCCTTGGTCTTGGAGAACCCGCTGACGCGTTCGTAGGCGACCTGGCGCGCCAACAGCGGCCAGAGGTTGCCTTCGTCGTCCTCGAGGTAACTCTGGGCGGCATTGATTTCCAGCCCCTGGCGGCCCTCGTTGTGGAACACAACCTGGACCGGCAGGAGCCCGCTGCCGCGGATATCGAAGCCGAACGCCTCACGGGCTTCCTGGGGGTCGTTGAAGGCTTTGGCGCCCAGCGTGGTCTCCATCACCGTCACGGCGTTGGGATAGGCCGCGGGCGGCCTGAAGGAAACTGGTTTGGCCTGGTAGGTTCGGCCGCAGGCCGCCAAGGCCATGGCAGCGCCCAGCAGGACCAGGGTAGACAGAATGCGTTTCATGGGCTGCTCCTCGCGGGGGCGGATGGGCCGCCCCGTTTTCCTGCTAAAAAGCTCCCAGCTGGCAGGGTTTGATTTTGATTCCCAAGGCTTCACAGGCCCCGCTGACGGCCATTTTGCGGAGGTTGAAGCGCTCGGCCAGCGCCCACGTGGCACGGCAGGGCAGCCGTCCCTTTTCAAGCGCGGCCTGGATGGCCGCCGCCAGCTCGGGCGTCTCCGGCGGCCGGGGCGTTACGATGCGCTTCTGCGGGCTGTAGCCGAAAAGCCCCAGCTGGCATTTCACCAGCCGGACCCCCATCAGGTCCAGGGTTTGGCCGACGGCTGCGGGGGCGACCCCCAGGCCCGCGGCGATCTGGAATGCCACGGCGCAGGGCAGCTCGCCGGTGGGCGCATGCCGCCCAACCGCTTCCTGAATCAGTGGGTCCGGCGCTGCGTTGGGGGGGTGTTTGGGGCCGAATTTGGAAGGGGGCGCGGCTGTCATCGGTGGTTTCCTTTCGCTGGGGGGATGGCCGTTTTATAGGACAATTTGGGTCCGGGCACAATTGCAAAGCGTTAGGCGCCTGCCACTTGATCAATCTCAAGGTCTCTGTTAGAAAAAACCAGTCGGGCGCCGTGCCCGATGAACCGTGCCACAGACCGCCGCGGCGGTCGCTGCATGAGGGGCAGCCAAGGCCATGACCATTGTTGCAGAACGCCGCCCGACGCGCCAGATCCGGGTCGGTAGCCTCGCCGTCGGCGGCACGGCCCCGGTGGCGGTGCAGTCCATGACCAACACCCGCACCCAGGACGTGGCCGCAACCGTCGCCCAGATCCGGCGGCTGGAGGCCGCCGGCTGCGAGATCGTGCGGGTGGCGGTGCCTGATGCTGAGGCGGCCACAGCCATCCGCGCCATCCGCCGTGCCATCGCGATCCCCTTGATCGCCGATATCCACTTCGATTACCGCCTGGCGCTCGCCGCCCTGGCGGCCGGTGCCGACGGGCTGCGCATCAACCCCGGCAATATCGGCGGGGGGCGCAAGGTCCGGGCCGTGGTGGCGGCCGCCCGGGACCACGGGGCGCCCATCCGCATCGGGGTCAACGCCGGGTCGTTGGAAAAGGAGCTGCTGCAGGCCCACGGCGGCCCCACCGCCGAGGCCATGGTGGCCAGCGCCCTGCGTCACATCGCCCTGCTGCGCGCCTGCGACTTCCACGAGATCAAGGTTTCGCTGAAAGCCTCGGATGTGGCGCGCACCGTTTCGGCCTACCGCCTGCTGGCGCAAGAGACCGACCTGCCGCTGCACGTCGGCGTTACCGAGGCCGGCGGGCTTTTCCCGGGGATCGTCAAGTCCGCCATCGGGATCGGAATGCTGCTGGCCGAGGGGATCGGGGATACCCTGCGGGTATCCCTGACTCGCGACCCGGTGGAAGAGGTCCGGGTGGGTTATGAAATTCTCAAGGCCCTGGGGATCCGTCGGCACGGGCCGGAAATCATCTCCTGCCCCACCTGCGGCCGCTGCGCCATCAACCTGTTTGAAATTGCCGAGGAGGTCGAAAAAGCCCTGCTGACCCACCCGGTACCGCTGAAGATCGCCATCATGGGCTGCGCCGTCAATGGCCCGGGGGAGGCCCGCGAGGCCGATATCGGGATCGCCGGCGGTGACGGCCGGGGCATTCTCTTCAAGAAGGGCCGGGTGGTCAAAACCTTTCCCCAGGAGCAGCTGGTGGAAATGCTCTTGAAAGCGGTCGACGAAACTCTCCAACCCAAAGCCGGGCCCGACCCCGGTGACCCGTGAAGAAAGGAAGCGCATGTCAAAACAGGTCAAGACGGCCATAACGCCCACGCGTGCCGAAGACTACCCCGAATGGTACCAGCAGGTGATCAAGGCCTCGGATCTGGCCGAACGCTCCCCGGTGAGAGGCTGCATGGTGATCAAGCCCTGGGGCTATGCTCTGTGGGAGAACATCGTGCGCGAAATGGACGACATG from Desulfobacteraceae bacterium carries:
- the ispG gene encoding flavodoxin-dependent (E)-4-hydroxy-3-methylbut-2-enyl-diphosphate synthase; its protein translation is MTIVAERRPTRQIRVGSLAVGGTAPVAVQSMTNTRTQDVAATVAQIRRLEAAGCEIVRVAVPDAEAATAIRAIRRAIAIPLIADIHFDYRLALAALAAGADGLRINPGNIGGGRKVRAVVAAARDHGAPIRIGVNAGSLEKELLQAHGGPTAEAMVASALRHIALLRACDFHEIKVSLKASDVARTVSAYRLLAQETDLPLHVGVTEAGGLFPGIVKSAIGIGMLLAEGIGDTLRVSLTRDPVEEVRVGYEILKALGIRRHGPEIISCPTCGRCAINLFEIAEEVEKALLTHPVPLKIAIMGCAVNGPGEAREADIGIAGGDGRGILFKKGRVVKTFPQEQLVEMLLKAVDETLQPKAGPDPGDP